The following coding sequences are from one bacterium SCSIO 12741 window:
- a CDS encoding sensor histidine kinase, with product MSSSALAGLVLIVYLILFRDSMGLILFALPPIFYGVTYWVYYFLMEKFIDQKIKLIYRTIHHEKIGRPLSSMKIDMGRDVFREVNRDVEHWAEDSRKEIETLKDQAQYRREFIGNLSHELKTPLTIIQGNILTLLEGAVEDKAFREKFLLKAAENVERLEALTNDLDHITKLESGKDILNLERFDLVNLVYKVADNLEDKAKEHGIDIKIDTKKNTELWVYADKEKIYQVVTNLIVNSIKYGKKKGETSISFEDLGDNVMIEISDDGIGIGAKHIPRLFERFYRVDKSRARHAGGSGLGLAIVKHIIDGHNQSITVRSTEGKGSTFSFTLKKDK from the coding sequence ATGTCCTCTTCTGCATTAGCTGGTCTGGTGTTGATTGTTTACCTCATCCTATTCAGGGATTCGATGGGGTTAATTCTATTTGCCCTCCCTCCTATTTTCTATGGGGTTACCTATTGGGTCTACTACTTCCTTATGGAGAAGTTTATCGACCAAAAGATCAAGCTGATCTACCGGACTATTCATCATGAAAAAATAGGCCGCCCGCTTAGCTCTATGAAAATCGATATGGGCCGCGATGTATTTCGTGAGGTCAACCGGGATGTGGAGCACTGGGCAGAAGATTCCAGAAAGGAAATCGAAACACTTAAGGATCAGGCTCAATACCGAAGAGAATTTATCGGAAACCTATCCCACGAGTTAAAAACCCCTCTTACCATTATTCAAGGGAATATTTTAACCCTTTTAGAAGGTGCTGTTGAGGACAAAGCGTTCCGTGAGAAGTTCCTGCTAAAGGCAGCCGAAAACGTTGAACGCTTGGAAGCTTTGACGAACGATCTGGACCACATCACCAAATTGGAATCCGGAAAAGACATTCTGAATCTGGAGCGATTTGATTTGGTCAACCTGGTTTATAAGGTAGCTGACAACCTGGAGGACAAAGCCAAAGAGCACGGTATCGACATTAAAATCGACACCAAAAAGAATACGGAGCTTTGGGTGTACGCCGATAAGGAAAAAATCTATCAGGTAGTCACCAACCTCATCGTCAATTCCATTAAGTATGGAAAGAAAAAGGGCGAAACAAGCATTTCATTTGAAGACTTAGGTGATAATGTGATGATCGAAATTTCGGACGATGGAATCGGTATTGGCGCCAAACACATTCCAAGATTGTTCGAACGCTTCTATCGGGTAGACAAGAGCCGTGCAAGGCACGCAGGTGGATCCGGATTAGGACTCGCTATTGTGAAGCACATTATCGATGGGCACAATCAATCCATTACCGTTAGAAGTACTGAGGGGAAAGGAAGTACCTTTTC